DNA sequence from the Tenacibaculum mesophilum genome:
GAAAAGAATAAATACATGAAAATTACTTTTTACGGTCACGCATGTTTTGGTATTGAAATTAACGGAACACATGTGTTAGTTGACCCTTTTATAACAGGAAACCCTCTAGCATCAAATATAGATGTAGATAAAGTAAAAGCAGATTATATTTTACTTACACATGCGCATCAAGATCATGTATTAGATGTAGAAAACATAGCAGAAAGAACAGGAGCTACAATAATTTCTAATTACGAAATAGTAATGTATTATGAAACGAAAAAACTCAAAGGACATCCAGTAAATCATGGAGGTACATATAAAAATGATGTGTTTTCTGCAAAGTATGTAAATGCTATTCACACTTCTTCATTTGCAGATGGAAGTTATGGAGGGCAACCAGGAGGGTTTGTAGTAACAGCAGGAGAAAAATCCTTGTATATTTCTGGTGATACAGCAGTAACTATGGATATGAAGCTAATACCGATGTCAACAAACTTAACAGCTTCAATATTTCCGATTGGTGATAATTTTACCATGGGAGTTGACGATGCTATCATAGCCAGCGACTTAGTAATTTGTGATAAAGTAATAGGGTGTCATTTCAACACCTTTCCTCCTATAAAAATAGATATAGAAGAAGCTAAAGAAAAGTTTTCACAAGCAAAAAAAGAATTAGTGATTTTAGAAATTGGACAAACAATAACTATTTAAGCAACCTCTTTTATAAAGGTATTATGAAAATAATCAAAATAATTTTAGGTGTTATAACAGTCTTAATTCTAGCATTTTTCTTAACAGGATTAGTAGTACAAGAAGTTGTTTATACCAATGAAATAACAATTAACAAGCCAGTAAATGAAGTTTTTTCGGATTTTCAGGATGAAGAATTGATGAAAAAATGGATGCCAGAGGTGAAATCAATTGAAACTCTAGAAGAACAACCTAATAAAACAGGTAGTAAATATAAAGTGGTTGTTGAAAATCAAGGTAAATTGGTAACTATGACAGAAGAAGTATTAGCGTATAAAGAAAATGAAAAACTTACTCTTCACTTTGATGCAGAAAATATGCTAAAAACAGATGATTATACATTTATTTCAGAAGGAAACTCAACTAAGATATTACAAACTACTACCTGTATTAGTGAATCGTATATAATGAGTTGTTTATTCCCGTACTTTAAAGGAGCTCTTAAAAAAATGAGTCAACAATATTTAGAGAACTTTAAAAAAGCTTCTGAAACTCATAACTAAAATACTTACAATTGATAAAAGCTACCTACCATAAATACTTACTAAACTTTAAACAAGCAAGTGGTACCTCTCGTGGAATTTTAAGAACTAAAGAAACTTGGTTTATAATTTTAGAAAAAGAAGGAAAGAAAGGTTTTGGAGAATGCGGTTTGTTCAGAGGTTTAAGTGCTGATGATAAACCTAATTATGAAGAGAAATTACAGTGGGTGTGTAACAATATTAATTCTGGCTTAGAGAAATTATTATTTGAACTCAACGAGTTTCCTTCGATACAGTTTGGATTAGAACAAGCATTTTTATCTTTAGAAAGCAAAACACCATTTGAATTATTTCCATCTAAGTTTACAGAAGGAAAGCAGCAAATTTCTATAAACGGATTAATATGGATGGGAGATAAAGCCTTTATGCAGCAACAAATAAAAGATAAGTTGCAACAAGGTTTTACTACCATAAAAATGAAAATAGGAGCGATTGATTTCGATACAGAGATAGCCTTGTTACAATCAATACGAAAAGAATTTTCAGCCAAGGAAATTGAACTTCGTGTAGATGCCAATGGAGCATTTTTGCCACAAAATGCCTTAGAAAAGTTACAAAGACTATCTGAATTAGAACTACATTCTATAGAGCAACCAATAAAACAAGGACAATGGCAAGAAATGGCAAGTTTATGTGAAAAAACACCATTACCAATTGGGTTAGACGAAGAATTGATAGGCGTGTTTTCTTTAAAAGAGAAAGAAAAATGTATAGCTACAATTCAACCTCAATACATTATTTTAAAACCTAGTTTGGTAGGAGGGTTTAAAGGAAGTAACGAATGGATTCAAATAGCATCCAACCATAACGCAGGTAATTGGATAACTAGTGCTTTGGAAAGCAATATAGGGCTAAATGCAATAGCACAATGGACGCATACCTTAAATAATCCGTTACCGCAAGGTTTAGGAACAGGTAGTTTGTTTACAAACAATTTTGAAAGTCCGTTGGAAGTTTCAAATGGAAGTTTAGGGTATAATACGAACAAAAACTGGCACTTTAATATATAACAATGAATTTTATACAACAAGCATATAAAGGAGATAACCAGTGGTACTTATACTTATTAGTTATTTTTATAGTTTTATTTGGGTGGCAGTTTATAGGTGTAATTCCTTTAGCTGTAACTGCAATTTTACATTCTGAAAGTACAAGTGAGTTTTTAAGAGCAGCAGATGATAGCTTTATGAGCTTAGGAATAAATAAAAACTTGTTTTTATTTATGATGGTGGTGATGTTTGCTTTTGGATTAGTTTCATTGTTTTTAGGAATAAAATATATTCATAAAAGAGCTATAAAAACAGTTATAACAAGCAGAAATAAAATAGATTGGAATCGCTTTTGGTTTGGTTTCTTTGTATGGGGAATACTATCTGTACTAGTAGTATCTTCTGACATTCTTTTAGCTCCTGAAAATTATACATGGAATTTTAAACCTCTGCCTTTTTTTACTTTAATGATAGTATCGTTTTTGTTTTTACCCATTCAAACGAGTTTTGAAGAATTACTTTTTAGAGGGTATTTTATGCAAGGACTTGGTACTTGGTTTAAAAACAGATGGGTTCCATTAATAGTAACTTCGGTAGCTTTTGGTTTACTCCACGGAGCAAACCCAGAAGTAGAGAAGCTAGGGTATATTTCAATGGTTTTTTATATAGGAACAGGTTTCTTTTTCGGAATAACTACACTAATGGATGAAGGAACAGAATTAGCATTAGGTTTGCATGCTATTAATAATATTGTAGCTGCATTCTTGGTAACTACAGATTGGACCGTTTTTCAAACGGATGCTTTATTTGTAGATACTTCAGATCCTTCGGTAGGGATAGAGATGTTTTTACCAGTATTTGTTTTATATCCTTTAATGTTGCTACTGTTTTCAAAAAAATATGGTTGGAAAAATTGGAAAGAAAAACTATTTGGTAACATAGAGAAACCTGTAATAACAACAAAATAGTACTCCAAATAAAGTGGGCAATCTAAACTTTCATAATAGTTTTCAGTTAAACGGAAAGTCTTTTTCTAATGAAGATGAATTATTGACTTTTTCGAAGACTATAAACGATTCCGTATATCAATTTTTATCAGATTGGTTTAATGCAGAAGATTTTGTAGTAGTGCAAACATCAGGTTCTACGGGAAAACCCAAACCAATTCGATTGAAAAAAGAGTTTATAGTAAACTCAGCAAAAGCCACAGGAACTTTTTTCGGGTTAAAAGAAAATACTACAGCTTTAT
Encoded proteins:
- a CDS encoding metal-dependent hydrolase, producing MKITFYGHACFGIEINGTHVLVDPFITGNPLASNIDVDKVKADYILLTHAHQDHVLDVENIAERTGATIISNYEIVMYYETKKLKGHPVNHGGTYKNDVFSAKYVNAIHTSSFADGSYGGQPGGFVVTAGEKSLYISGDTAVTMDMKLIPMSTNLTASIFPIGDNFTMGVDDAIIASDLVICDKVIGCHFNTFPPIKIDIEEAKEKFSQAKKELVILEIGQTITI
- a CDS encoding CPBP family intramembrane glutamic endopeptidase, giving the protein MNFIQQAYKGDNQWYLYLLVIFIVLFGWQFIGVIPLAVTAILHSESTSEFLRAADDSFMSLGINKNLFLFMMVVMFAFGLVSLFLGIKYIHKRAIKTVITSRNKIDWNRFWFGFFVWGILSVLVVSSDILLAPENYTWNFKPLPFFTLMIVSFLFLPIQTSFEELLFRGYFMQGLGTWFKNRWVPLIVTSVAFGLLHGANPEVEKLGYISMVFYIGTGFFFGITTLMDEGTELALGLHAINNIVAAFLVTTDWTVFQTDALFVDTSDPSVGIEMFLPVFVLYPLMLLLFSKKYGWKNWKEKLFGNIEKPVITTK
- a CDS encoding o-succinylbenzoate synthase encodes the protein MIKATYHKYLLNFKQASGTSRGILRTKETWFIILEKEGKKGFGECGLFRGLSADDKPNYEEKLQWVCNNINSGLEKLLFELNEFPSIQFGLEQAFLSLESKTPFELFPSKFTEGKQQISINGLIWMGDKAFMQQQIKDKLQQGFTTIKMKIGAIDFDTEIALLQSIRKEFSAKEIELRVDANGAFLPQNALEKLQRLSELELHSIEQPIKQGQWQEMASLCEKTPLPIGLDEELIGVFSLKEKEKCIATIQPQYIILKPSLVGGFKGSNEWIQIASNHNAGNWITSALESNIGLNAIAQWTHTLNNPLPQGLGTGSLFTNNFESPLEVSNGSLGYNTNKNWHFNI
- a CDS encoding SRPBCC family protein, with the translated sequence MKIIKIILGVITVLILAFFLTGLVVQEVVYTNEITINKPVNEVFSDFQDEELMKKWMPEVKSIETLEEQPNKTGSKYKVVVENQGKLVTMTEEVLAYKENEKLTLHFDAENMLKTDDYTFISEGNSTKILQTTTCISESYIMSCLFPYFKGALKKMSQQYLENFKKASETHN